CAGCTACTTTAAGCGGTATTCCAACGGGGTCTAAGAGTTTTAATGTAGAGACTGTTGGGGGAAGTGGTAGTGCAGTTTCAATTGCAGGCAATATTCAAATTCAATATACAGGCGAGCCTTTTAAAGTGGCATATGTAACTAATGCTATATCGGCAAACTATATAAATGATACTAAAATTTTACCAGCACTAGTAGCTGACCCAAACTTTGATGTTACAGAAATAGACACCCAAAACTCTTTTAATGATTATTCTCCATATGATGTAGTCATCTTTAGTGAGGTGGCTGGCTCTGATGATCCTGGTGTGCTACAATTGAAAGGGATCAATAAGCCATTTATTATGATGAAGGTTCATGCATATAAAACAGCAACTGGTGCATGGGGTTGGGCAAATAGTGGCTACGAACAGAGTGCTACCGATACCTACGTTTCAGTTTCAAATAAAAACCATCCTATTTTTAAAGATGTCACATGGGTAAATGATAACCAAGTTCAAATGTTATCAGTAGCTGCTGGAGGCAAGAGTATTACTTCTATGGATCTTGCCCAATTTAAAAATGTTTCAGGAACTATTCAACCAATGGCCACCATAATTGGACAAGAATCACAAGTGAGTATATTTGAGGCTCCTGCAGGTACAATCATTGCAGGTACAACACTTCCTAATGATTTTATTCAAATTGGTTTAAACAGTAATTCTTATGCTTTTGTAACCGAAGATGGAATATCAATAGTAAAAAATGCTATTCTGTATCTTTCTGGTACAACTTTAGGTATAGATCAACCTCAAGTTAGTGACGGGAAAACAAATTTTATATGTTATCCAACATTTGTGACTGATATAGTAAACTTAAAATATATTTCAGCTAAAAATGAATTGGCGAAATTGCAAATTGTTGACATACAAGGAAGAATAGTTAGTACGGAAAACATTAACATTCAACATGGTATAAACCGATTTACTGTTAATTTAAGTTATCAAAATTCTGGTCTTTATTTTGTTAAATTAACAACTTCAGATTTTAGTATGGTACAAAAGGTTATTAAAATGTAAAAAACTAGTCTTAAAAATCGATACAGATTATTAGATAATAATAGATTAATAAAACAGCATCAAAACGTTTTGATGCTGTTTTTGATTTTATAGATTTTCTTTTTAAGGTTGTTTTGACACAAAAGAATAAGATTATGCTTAATAAGTGATAGGTAGTGCTAGCTTTCAACAGGCTGTCAGTTATGAACAAATACAACAACTAATTTTGACATGCAGACAATATTTTTTGGTAAAAACATAACGACACATTGATTTTAAAATTGATTTGTAAATTCAAATATAACACTATGTGGCAATATCACTTTTTAAATGGACTTTAACTTATCAGTTAAAAAAATATCCCTTATTCTCTTTAGCCCATTGTTCCAGCGAAGTCATTTGGACAGGGAGTTTTTCTAATACGTCACTCATATTGGGATTGAACTTTGGCGGGTATTCTGTTGCTTCTTGCAGACTTGTATAAAAAGCCGCAACGCCTGATGCTGCTGCTTCTCCAACTAATGGCTTTAGTATATCACCAAATTCTTTGGATGGCTGTGTATAATACATAATATTTTCGCCTACACCTTTAGAAAACTGTTCAGCTAAATCATTTCCTCTTAGATTTTCTAGTCCGCTAATCTGGAAAGTATCAGCTTTTAATTGTGTATTGTAAATAGCTTCCACTACAAAGGTACTTACATCTCTGGAAGCTATCCAACCTATGGGCATTGCTTCTGGGGTAGGGTAGGCCAATTTCTTTTCGTTTTTTACAAAAGGTGCACAAAATGGCCCCATCATATTCTCCATATAAATAGTAGGTTCAATGATTACGTAATCTAACCCACTATTTTTTAGATAATCCTTGATATCCAATTTGACATCTTCTCCAGGTATTCCAATTTTTTGAGGAGCTAACCAGCCACTGGTATTCCAAACGATTTTCTTTACACCATTTGCTTTGGCGGCGTCAATCACATTTTTGGCATATTGCAAACCATCTAATGGATTGGGTAAAGAAACGGGAACCATAAAGGCTGTCGCATCTATATCCTTGGTGATTTTCTGCATTTTATCTGCATCACTCATATCTGCCAAAATAGGTATTGCGCCTGCTTTTTTTAATTTTTCAAAACTTTTTTCTGAACTTGTAGCAGCAATTACTTCTGCGCCTTTTTTCTTTGCTTCGCCTATTACATTAAATTGTTGTGAGCCAGTGGCTCCAAATACTAAAATCTTCATTTTCTTTTTTGATTTTATTGTTTAATAATTAAAAGATGTATGATTCCCCATCTTCAGGAACGTTCACTTTATCGGTGATTCCTTTTTCATTAAGAAATTCTTTCAAATCTTTTCTTGTAAGTGTATGATGGTTGACGCCTTCCATATGGCTTACTACAATTGTAGCGGAGGGAATTGCTTTATGAACTTCGTATATATCTTCTTTATTCATTACTAGCTGACCTCCAAAGGCAAATTGATTGTCACCACCATTTAAAATGACTATATCGGGTTTATATTGGTCTAAGGCTTCCAGTACTCCTTCATACCAAACAGTATCGGCAGCGATGTACAAGGTTTTTTCTGTTGGATGTTTTAATACCAATCCACAAACAAAACCTGCAATTCGCAAAATATAACCTTTACCGTGCTGGGCTTTGGTTCTGTTAAGTTTTATTTCGCCATAAGAAGAATTTTCAGTGAGGATTTCTACATTGGTGAATCCCGATTTTTCAATCTTTAATTGATCCGCTAGGTCTTGTACAAATATTTTAATTCCTTTAGGTAACGTATTTACAGCTTCTTTATCCCAATGGTCATAATGCAAGTGGCTCACAAAAACAAAGTCAATATCTTTTACGATTTCGGCTTTTGAGATAGGCAAATCGTATAATGGATTTCGTTTAAAACTCCATGTTTTTGATGGAATAAATGCTGGTAATGTCCCTTTATCTGAAAGCATGGGGTCAACCAAAATTTTCTTTCCTGCATATTCTACTACGATAGTGGCGTTTCGTATGTGATGAATTTTCATTTTTTATTGTTTTTATGACTAAAACTTGTACAAAGTTAACAAAGTACGTACTTTTGTACAAGTACCTACCTAATAGTTGGGTACTTACCAAATGGTTAGAATAATTGAGTATCAATGGAAAAAAACTTAAAAAAAATTCCGCCTTGCGATGAAAATTGTCCCGTAAAAGCATCTTTGAACCTGTTAAGCGGCAAATGGACACTAATGATACTATTTCAAATCAATGACAAAGTGATGAGATATGGTGAGCTAAAAAGAGCTGTTCCGGGCATCAGTGAAAAAATGTTGATACAAGAATTAAATATGCTTGTTAAAAATGAATTGGTTAGTAAGAAAGCTTATCCCGAAATCCCTCCCAAAGTGGAATATCGGTTGACCGAATTAGGTTTAAAAACTTTACCGATTGTTGATCAATTGGCTCAATTTGGGTTAGAAAATTTAGTTTAATACTACCTCTCTTTTAGCCTAATTGATAATTGACAGCATATATGAAACTTTATATCAAAAATATGATTAATTGAATTACCGAAACAAACGTCCTAATTATGTTAAATTAAAAATTGGTTGTTATTCTATTTCAAAAACAACAGCTGTAGCAAATGGCATATTCTTAGGGCAAGTTACTAATAAACCATCAGCCGTTTCTTTCCATTTTAACTTTCCTTTGTATCCCAACAACTTAACGGTTTTAACTTTCTTACCATAATACTTTGCATCTTTAGCAAGAGATTTAATTTTTATTTGAGTATTAGGAGCAGGTACGCTCATACAAAACACATATAATTTATTGTTTTTACCAACTGTAAATCGAATATCTTGAGAGTTAAATTTAAATTCAGCTTGTCT
This genomic window from Mariniflexile sp. TRM1-10 contains:
- a CDS encoding MBL fold metallo-hydrolase; the encoded protein is MKIHHIRNATIVVEYAGKKILVDPMLSDKGTLPAFIPSKTWSFKRNPLYDLPISKAEIVKDIDFVFVSHLHYDHWDKEAVNTLPKGIKIFVQDLADQLKIEKSGFTNVEILTENSSYGEIKLNRTKAQHGKGYILRIAGFVCGLVLKHPTEKTLYIAADTVWYEGVLEALDQYKPDIVILNGGDNQFAFGGQLVMNKEDIYEVHKAIPSATIVVSHMEGVNHHTLTRKDLKEFLNEKGITDKVNVPEDGESYIF
- a CDS encoding winged helix-turn-helix transcriptional regulator, coding for MEKNLKKIPPCDENCPVKASLNLLSGKWTLMILFQINDKVMRYGELKRAVPGISEKMLIQELNMLVKNELVSKKAYPEIPPKVEYRLTELGLKTLPIVDQLAQFGLENLV
- a CDS encoding SDR family oxidoreductase produces the protein MKILVFGATGSQQFNVIGEAKKKGAEVIAATSSEKSFEKLKKAGAIPILADMSDADKMQKITKDIDATAFMVPVSLPNPLDGLQYAKNVIDAAKANGVKKIVWNTSGWLAPQKIGIPGEDVKLDIKDYLKNSGLDYVIIEPTIYMENMMGPFCAPFVKNEKKLAYPTPEAMPIGWIASRDVSTFVVEAIYNTQLKADTFQISGLENLRGNDLAEQFSKGVGENIMYYTQPSKEFGDILKPLVGEAAASGVAAFYTSLQEATEYPPKFNPNMSDVLEKLPVQMTSLEQWAKENKGYFFN